A single window of Homalodisca vitripennis isolate AUS2020 unplaced genomic scaffold, UT_GWSS_2.1 ScUCBcl_5152;HRSCAF=11751, whole genome shotgun sequence DNA harbors:
- the LOC124373249 gene encoding uncharacterized protein LOC124373249 — MGRIKSNFWADTPSEWANYVREARQNPSPFVVEEIDYTFWMEWKEFLELTYKKKIPVLIRPMREIKVTCSSERLIYFRNNYSGHWDSVAITLPKRKRFVVDKTTLPDVSLKDRLSISNEKYQDVMELTKFCKNLTAREYFENLPHCTKEKKKAK; from the exons ATGGGTCGAATAAAATCTAACTTTTGGGCTGACACCCCATCAGAATGGGCAAATTACGTTCGCGAGGCTCGCCAAAACCCATCACCGTTTGTGGTTGAAGAAATTGACTACACTTTTTGGATGGAATGGAAAGAATTTCTAGAACTTACTTACAAAAAGAAAATCCCAGTGTTGATAAGACCTATGAGAGAAATAAAAGTGACTTGCTCATCTGAACGTCTGATATACTTCAGGAATAATTATAGTGGCCACTGGGACAGTGTtgccataaccttacctaaaagAAAGAGATTTGTTGTTGACAAGACTACTCTTCCAGACGTTTCTTTGAAAg ATAGATTATCAATatctaatgaaaaatatcaagATGTGATGGAATTGACTAAGTTTTGTAAAAACCTGACTGCCAGGGAATACTTTGAAAATCTGCCTCACTGCACAAAGGAAAAGAAGAaagcaaaataa
- the LOC124373248 gene encoding putative inorganic phosphate cotransporter, which yields MCLLTFAFSWAADYINARRILPLSASRKIWNSLAHCGGAAALVGMSFISSSVTGAVVLLTTSVSLGAGIYMGYLATTLDLSPNFSGVLMGIVNCLGNISSFLAPMVTGFIVKDEASRDEWMIAFYISAGIFFVGNLIFIVFGSSDVQPWNNPLHVKNIMRASIIKM from the exons ATGTGTCTACTGACTTTTGCATTTTCCTGGGCTGCAGACTACATCAACGCCAGACGTATCCTGCCACTCAGCGCATCTAGGAAGATATGGAACAGCTTAG cTCACTGCGGAGGTGCGGCTGCTCTTGTGGGAATGTCGTTCATCTCCAGCAGTGTCACTGGAGCTGTAGTTCTTCTCACCACATCGGTGTCCCTAGGAGCTGGCATCTATATGGGGTACCTGGCAACCACCCTTGATCTTTCCCCAAACTTCTCAGGTGTTCTTATGGGTATCGTCAACTGTCTGGGCAACATTTCATCTTTCCTCGCTCCGATGGTTACTGGTTTCATAGTCAAAGACGAG gcCAGTAGAGACGAGTGGATGATTGCTTTTTACATCTCCGCAGGTATATTCTTCGTTGGAAACTTGATCTTTATAGTATTCGGATCTTCTGATGTTCAGCCCTGGAACAATCCTCTTCATGTAAAAAACATAATGAGAGCATCCATAATTAAAATGTAG